A genomic segment from Gemmatimonadaceae bacterium encodes:
- a CDS encoding DinB family protein, producing the protein MPHSSRAYDRGMDYSGLSLAEVSAELRNVARDARSTFGDLDEGQLNWHPGDAGWSVAQCFSHLFTGNRLVHRAAQDATERPAHSVWQRLPLLPRLFGKLLVRSQGPASKWKFTAPTRARPTGADIPRSIIEQFASQQVDAAQWMETVDERHAARSIMISPFVRFVTYSVLDGCRLLAAHDRRHFEQARRVLLMREFPIPSEETGGRSDNGSRHT; encoded by the coding sequence ATGCCGCACTCGAGTCGCGCGTACGATCGCGGAATGGATTACTCCGGGCTGTCGCTTGCCGAAGTGAGCGCCGAGCTGCGGAACGTCGCGCGAGATGCGCGGTCGACTTTTGGCGACCTCGACGAAGGCCAGCTCAACTGGCATCCAGGCGATGCCGGGTGGAGTGTCGCGCAGTGCTTTTCCCATCTCTTCACTGGAAATCGCCTGGTACATCGCGCCGCGCAGGACGCCACCGAACGGCCGGCACACTCCGTATGGCAGCGGCTACCTCTTCTACCGCGGCTCTTCGGCAAGTTGCTGGTCCGTTCTCAGGGTCCGGCCTCGAAGTGGAAATTCACCGCACCGACGAGAGCGAGGCCCACCGGGGCCGACATTCCTCGAAGCATCATCGAGCAGTTTGCCAGCCAACAGGTCGACGCTGCGCAGTGGATGGAAACGGTCGACGAACGTCACGCGGCCCGCTCGATCATGATTTCACCGTTCGTTCGATTCGTGACGTACAGTGTCCTGGACGGGTGCCGGCTGTTGGCCGCTCACGATCGCCGGCACTTCGAGCAAGCACGTCGCGTGCTGTTGATGCGTGAGTTTCCGATTCCCTCGGAAGAGACGGGTGGTCGCTCCGACAATGGATCTCGCCACACTTGA
- a CDS encoding YdeI/OmpD-associated family protein — MPYDDLVCEALCFGWVDSLIKRLDEDHYAIKVTPRKPTSRWSDLNRDRWKRLKEAGLLAAPGLAAAPTSNSYAPRPRVPVLPVYIAKAFKANARAWRSFQALAATHRRDFVVWIHVAKRPETRERRIREAIELLSAGKKLGLK, encoded by the coding sequence ATGCCGTACGACGACCTCGTGTGCGAAGCGCTTTGTTTCGGGTGGGTCGACAGCCTGATCAAACGCCTGGACGAGGACCATTACGCGATCAAAGTGACGCCGCGCAAACCGACGAGCAGATGGTCCGACTTGAACCGCGACCGCTGGAAGCGGCTCAAAGAGGCTGGTCTTCTCGCGGCACCGGGACTCGCGGCGGCTCCGACGAGCAACAGCTACGCTCCGCGTCCACGGGTGCCGGTGCTGCCGGTCTACATCGCGAAGGCATTCAAGGCGAACGCCAGGGCGTGGCGAAGCTTTCAGGCGCTCGCCGCGACACATCGGCGCGATTTTGTCGTCTGGATTCACGTCGCCAAACGCCCGGAGACGCGGGAACGGCGCATTCGTGAGGCGATCGAGCTACTCTCGGCGGGAAAGAAACTCGGTTTGAAATGA